The Coregonus clupeaformis isolate EN_2021a chromosome 6, ASM2061545v1, whole genome shotgun sequence genome has a segment encoding these proteins:
- the LOC121567418 gene encoding uncharacterized protein LOC121567418 isoform X2, translating into MIQQNNNNNYPCLEISGSPREVLQKCQKSNLPFTRRLELGDMPLVKGFRAWAACSKNRRRAAPPPRSQGTCLRPADVYPVGQWGRLGYGLGLPLDSNYASNPRQTGLGALVTVATLKASEGGGQTQTRCLFLNTEGGRCLYSTGSPRPCTQGLVPQSPSTLVGSWLRDKVGGVRDSSTVGKMEMQDMGGASGSYQVKSRSTRRWRTSCKPVVPIQGRTLRSREDAGEHTLEGSQESRAKGEFPTTGQNTQSGKQNRGSTRSPKCSHAQTKTCTQCHRQRGGQGSSGGQREAASVYEQDQPSCGMEGIKEEEEEKVQDGTGLTWSKPCDSCQPPDHADPENCSSDVGDWGKPDSPHAQEGLHPETSLNKEHFQDKLWDKDIHTGGKDVASGIMRCVEDFDGMVGAVIGFVDHIKSAERDSERLGGTRGIAEGELPNRWIDVQSSERHCCSERGCLKACSTQPPSPAGGSISTATDETGYGQTNQETKSDSQYNKLCEKCLPEEKDPAAVDKEGLQKPVHGLCEKEGEEGIQSTEPENRELCGEHGEELPEVRSTDDEARLVGGDITSQRTERGLHWATEEHESEEMEERCFSDLPATLTEEAVGGWREAGTGQLNSLLRGSADAGPATTVTHSPPNPASSGAMATGLPAPNAGQTDAGGGALVPLLLSPEEQEWKRGLDENKVAANGGFLDGGPEAEGEDDFGLFMQAEEQPLWDDSFTASPLVPSGKSESVGWTDSSFQQSEDAWTAFPKDTAGEGEDKREQWWPTNAVEETRGRFSAKQNVNNVFVEAFPSLSTPPYDRDAVPTLSQLLRGILDHESSAEDHGLLDGFHDLNKMFGLKYKKANAVSRERLLRSLRLGQCNTENMTGERAANYSPSLGLPSSSQHAQACGKRRLSYVNKNIME; encoded by the exons ATGATCCAGCAGAACAATAACAACAACTACCCATGCCTGGAGATATCTGGCTCCCCCAGGGAGGTGCTGCAGAAGTGCCAAAAAAGCAATCTTCCCTTCACCAGACGCTTGGAGCTTGGGGACATGCCCTTAGTAAAGGGGTTTCGGGCCTGGGCTGCGTGCTCCAAGAACCGCAGGAGAGCAGCACCTCCCCCCAGGTCCCAAGGAACGTGCCTCAGGCCTGCAGATGTCTACCCAGTGGGACAGTGGGGCAGGCTGGGTTATGGTCTGGGGCTACCGCTGGACTCCAACTATGCCTCCAACCCCAGACAGACAGGCCTGGGGGCACTGGTGACTGTGGCCACATTGAAGGCTTCTGAGGGAGGTGGTCAGACCCAGACACGCTGTCTGTTCCTCAACACGGAGGGTGGAAGGTGCCTCTACTCTACGGGCAGCCCAAGGCCCTGCACGCAAGGTCTGGTCCCTCAGTCCCCCTCCACGCTGGTGGGCAGCTGGCTGAGGGATAAAGTGGGAGGGGTCAGGGACTCCTCCACAGTGGGTAAAATGGAGATGCAGGATATGGGAGGGGCCTCGGGGTCGTATCAGGTCAAATCAAGGTCAACCCGGAGGTGGAGGACATCCTGCAAGCCTGTGGTTCCCATCCAGGGGAGAACACTCCGGAGTAGGGAGGATGCTGGCGAGCACACCCTGGAAGGGAGCCAGGAAAGCAGGGCCAAAGGGGAGTTTCCAACAACTGGTCAGAACACTCAGAGTGGAAAACAAAACAGAGGGAGTACTAGAAGCCCCAAATGCAGTCACGCTCAGACCAAGACCTGCACCCAGTGTCACAGGCAGAGAGGAGGGCAGGGGAGCAGCGGTGGTCAGAGGGAAGCTGCTTCTGTATATGAGCAGGATCAGCCGAGCTGCGGTATGGAGGGGattaaggaggaagaggaggagaaagtgCAGGATGGCACTGGTCTCACCTGGTCAAAGCCCTGTGACTCCTGCCAGCCTCCAGACCATGCTGACCCAGAAAACTGCAGCAGTGACGTCGGGGACTGGGGAAAGCCAGACAGCCCACACGCACAGGAGGGGCTGCATCCTGAAACCTCTCTCAACAAGGAGCACTTCCAGGACAAACTATGGGATAAAGACATCCACACTGGAGGCAAAGATGTGGCAAGTGGTATCATGAGATGTGTGGAAGACTTTGATGGCATGGTGGGTGCTGTGATTGGGTTTGTGGATCATATCAAGTCTGCAGAGCGTGATTCAGAGAGGCTAGGGGGGACCAGGGGGATAGCTGAGGGGGAGCTGCCCAACAGGTGGATCGATGTTCAATCCTCAGAGAGACACTGCTGCTCTGAGAGAGGCTGCCTCAAAGCCTGCTCCACTCAACCACCCAGCCCAGCAGGGGGCAGCATTTCTACTGCTACTGATGAGACTGGCTATGGTCAGACAAATCAGGAAACTAAATCAGATAGTCAATACAATAAGCTTTGTGAGAAATGTCTGCCAGAAGAAAAAGATCCTGCGGCAGTGGATAAAGAAGGGTTACAGAAACCTGTACATGGCCTCtgtgagaaagagggggaggaggggatccAGTCAACAGAACCAGAAAATAGGGAGCTCTGTGGGGAGCATGGAGAGGAACTGCCTGAGGTCAGGAGCACAGATGATGAGGCCAGGCTGGTGGGGGGAGACATCACATCCCAGAGAACTGAGCGAGGGCTTCACTGGGCAACGGAGGAACATGAGTcagaggagatggaagagaggTGTTTTTCAGATTTACCAGCTACCCTGActgaggaggccgtaggagggtggagggaggcagGGACTGGGCAGTTGAATTCCCTTTTACGAGGCTCTGCTGATGCTGGCCCTGCTACCACTGTCACACACTCGCCACCTAATCCGGCCTCCTCAGGAGCCATGGCAACAGGCCTCCCTGCTCCGAATGCGGGGCAGACAGACGCTGGAGGTGGGGCTCTGGTGCCTCTGCTACTGAGCCCAGAGGAGCAGGAGTGGAAGAGGGGCCTGGACGAGAACAAGGTGGCCGCCAACGGGGGGTTCCTGGATGGGGGGCCGGAGGCGGAGGGGGAGGATGACTTTGGGCTTTTCATGCAGGCAGAGGAGCAGCCGCTCTGGGACGACAGCTTCACTGCATCACCCCTAGTGCCTTCTGGGAAAAGTGAGAGTGTTG GTTGGACAGACAGCTCATTCCAACAATCAGAGGATGCCTGGACAGCCTTCCCAAAGGATACAGCGGGAGAGGGGGAAGACAAAAGAGAACAGTGGTGGCCCACAAATGCTGTGGAGGAGACAAGGGGCAGATTCTCTGCCAAGCAAAATGTG AACAATGTGTTTGTGGAGGCCTTCCCGTCACTGTCTACTCCCCCATATGATCGTGATGCTGTTCCCACGCTCAGCCAGCTCCTCAGAGGCATCTTGGATCATGAAAGCTCTGCAGAGGATCATGG
- the LOC121567418 gene encoding uncharacterized protein LOC121567418 isoform X1 has protein sequence MIQQNNNNNYPCLEISGSPREVLQKCQKSNLPFTRRLELGDMPLVKGFRAWAACSKNRRRAAPPPRSQGTCLRPADVYPVGQWGRLGYGLGLPLDSNYASNPRQTGLGALVTVATLKASEGGGQTQTRCLFLNTEGGRCLYSTGSPRPCTQGLVPQSPSTLVGSWLRDKVGGVRDSSTVGKMEMQDMGGASGSYQVKSRSTRRWRTSCKPVVPIQGRTLRSREDAGEHTLEGSQESRAKGEFPTTGQNTQSGKQNRGSTRSPKCSHAQTKTCTQCHRQRGGQGSSGGQREAASVYEQDQPSCGMEGIKEEEEEKVQDGTGLTWSKPCDSCQPPDHADPENCSSDVGDWGKPDSPHAQEGLHPETSLNKEHFQDKLWDKDIHTGGKDVASGIMRCVEDFDGMVGAVIGFVDHIKSAERDSERLGGTRGIAEGELPNRWIDVQSSERHCCSERGCLKACSTQPPSPAGGSISTATDETGYGQTNQETKSDSQYNKLCEKCLPEEKDPAAVDKEGLQKPVHGLCEKEGEEGIQSTEPENRELCGEHGEELPEVRSTDDEARLVGGDITSQRTERGLHWATEEHESEEMEERCFSDLPATLTEEAVGGWREAGTGQLNSLLRGSADAGPATTVTHSPPNPASSGAMATGLPAPNAGQTDAGGGALVPLLLSPEEQEWKRGLDENKVAANGGFLDGGPEAEGEDDFGLFMQAEEQPLWDDSFTASPLVPSGKSESVALENHSIANESIHWTSGWTDSSFQQSEDAWTAFPKDTAGEGEDKREQWWPTNAVEETRGRFSAKQNVNNVFVEAFPSLSTPPYDRDAVPTLSQLLRGILDHESSAEDHGLLDGFHDLNKMFGLKYKKANAVSRERLLRSLRLGQCNTENMTGERAANYSPSLGLPSSSQHAQACGKRRLSYVNKNIME, from the exons ATGATCCAGCAGAACAATAACAACAACTACCCATGCCTGGAGATATCTGGCTCCCCCAGGGAGGTGCTGCAGAAGTGCCAAAAAAGCAATCTTCCCTTCACCAGACGCTTGGAGCTTGGGGACATGCCCTTAGTAAAGGGGTTTCGGGCCTGGGCTGCGTGCTCCAAGAACCGCAGGAGAGCAGCACCTCCCCCCAGGTCCCAAGGAACGTGCCTCAGGCCTGCAGATGTCTACCCAGTGGGACAGTGGGGCAGGCTGGGTTATGGTCTGGGGCTACCGCTGGACTCCAACTATGCCTCCAACCCCAGACAGACAGGCCTGGGGGCACTGGTGACTGTGGCCACATTGAAGGCTTCTGAGGGAGGTGGTCAGACCCAGACACGCTGTCTGTTCCTCAACACGGAGGGTGGAAGGTGCCTCTACTCTACGGGCAGCCCAAGGCCCTGCACGCAAGGTCTGGTCCCTCAGTCCCCCTCCACGCTGGTGGGCAGCTGGCTGAGGGATAAAGTGGGAGGGGTCAGGGACTCCTCCACAGTGGGTAAAATGGAGATGCAGGATATGGGAGGGGCCTCGGGGTCGTATCAGGTCAAATCAAGGTCAACCCGGAGGTGGAGGACATCCTGCAAGCCTGTGGTTCCCATCCAGGGGAGAACACTCCGGAGTAGGGAGGATGCTGGCGAGCACACCCTGGAAGGGAGCCAGGAAAGCAGGGCCAAAGGGGAGTTTCCAACAACTGGTCAGAACACTCAGAGTGGAAAACAAAACAGAGGGAGTACTAGAAGCCCCAAATGCAGTCACGCTCAGACCAAGACCTGCACCCAGTGTCACAGGCAGAGAGGAGGGCAGGGGAGCAGCGGTGGTCAGAGGGAAGCTGCTTCTGTATATGAGCAGGATCAGCCGAGCTGCGGTATGGAGGGGattaaggaggaagaggaggagaaagtgCAGGATGGCACTGGTCTCACCTGGTCAAAGCCCTGTGACTCCTGCCAGCCTCCAGACCATGCTGACCCAGAAAACTGCAGCAGTGACGTCGGGGACTGGGGAAAGCCAGACAGCCCACACGCACAGGAGGGGCTGCATCCTGAAACCTCTCTCAACAAGGAGCACTTCCAGGACAAACTATGGGATAAAGACATCCACACTGGAGGCAAAGATGTGGCAAGTGGTATCATGAGATGTGTGGAAGACTTTGATGGCATGGTGGGTGCTGTGATTGGGTTTGTGGATCATATCAAGTCTGCAGAGCGTGATTCAGAGAGGCTAGGGGGGACCAGGGGGATAGCTGAGGGGGAGCTGCCCAACAGGTGGATCGATGTTCAATCCTCAGAGAGACACTGCTGCTCTGAGAGAGGCTGCCTCAAAGCCTGCTCCACTCAACCACCCAGCCCAGCAGGGGGCAGCATTTCTACTGCTACTGATGAGACTGGCTATGGTCAGACAAATCAGGAAACTAAATCAGATAGTCAATACAATAAGCTTTGTGAGAAATGTCTGCCAGAAGAAAAAGATCCTGCGGCAGTGGATAAAGAAGGGTTACAGAAACCTGTACATGGCCTCtgtgagaaagagggggaggaggggatccAGTCAACAGAACCAGAAAATAGGGAGCTCTGTGGGGAGCATGGAGAGGAACTGCCTGAGGTCAGGAGCACAGATGATGAGGCCAGGCTGGTGGGGGGAGACATCACATCCCAGAGAACTGAGCGAGGGCTTCACTGGGCAACGGAGGAACATGAGTcagaggagatggaagagaggTGTTTTTCAGATTTACCAGCTACCCTGActgaggaggccgtaggagggtggagggaggcagGGACTGGGCAGTTGAATTCCCTTTTACGAGGCTCTGCTGATGCTGGCCCTGCTACCACTGTCACACACTCGCCACCTAATCCGGCCTCCTCAGGAGCCATGGCAACAGGCCTCCCTGCTCCGAATGCGGGGCAGACAGACGCTGGAGGTGGGGCTCTGGTGCCTCTGCTACTGAGCCCAGAGGAGCAGGAGTGGAAGAGGGGCCTGGACGAGAACAAGGTGGCCGCCAACGGGGGGTTCCTGGATGGGGGGCCGGAGGCGGAGGGGGAGGATGACTTTGGGCTTTTCATGCAGGCAGAGGAGCAGCCGCTCTGGGACGACAGCTTCACTGCATCACCCCTAGTGCCTTCTGGGAAAAGTGAGAGTGTTG CACTTGAAAACCATTCCATCGCCAATGAGTCTATCCATTGGACCTCAGGTTGGACAGACAGCTCATTCCAACAATCAGAGGATGCCTGGACAGCCTTCCCAAAGGATACAGCGGGAGAGGGGGAAGACAAAAGAGAACAGTGGTGGCCCACAAATGCTGTGGAGGAGACAAGGGGCAGATTCTCTGCCAAGCAAAATGTG AACAATGTGTTTGTGGAGGCCTTCCCGTCACTGTCTACTCCCCCATATGATCGTGATGCTGTTCCCACGCTCAGCCAGCTCCTCAGAGGCATCTTGGATCATGAAAGCTCTGCAGAGGATCATGG